A stretch of DNA from Gemmatimonadota bacterium:
CCACGTTGCACAAGGGAGGTGTCACCGTGAAATACCACACGAGATTTTTCGCAGTCCTATTCGTATTGCTGGCAACATTCACCATTGACGCGCGTGAACCCTGGCCACCAAAAGACGGCTTGGGGAAAGACCTGCCCAAAGAACTGTCTGCGGCGTACTGGTACGCCTCTGATACTGCCCCCCAAAAGTTTCCATATCCCGATGAGGTCGAGCGGCTTTTCCACGACTTCAACACAAGGTCAAAGTTCTGGTTTCTGGTGGGCCGAATGATGGAGATAGCGAAGCGTGGAAACGGGAGAGTATTGCGAGAGGATGAAGCGAAGCTGAAAGTCGCCCTCGATGGATTCCTTACGGCGATCTTCTCCAATAATCGCTTTGTCCGTCTGTCAAAACTGAAGCAGAGAAAAATCGCAATGGGTATGAAGGACTTTGCCGCCACAGAGATAGCGGCGCGCGTCATATACATCCACAGCCTGGCCGAAGCTGAGAGGTACATCAGGTAGAAAAAAGGCCGCTAATGTAGCTTGCCTGATCAACCACCACAAGCGCGTAATTTCGCTGGCTGTGTTCCAGCACAGTCTCGGCTTTTCTCATGATATATCTATCTCCAAAAACAAAGGGTTGCAATGTTCGTATAATGTAACATTACAACCCTTTTTATGCAAGTATTTTCACTGCTCTTTTGAGCAGTGTCAGCACTATTTTCGACTCCAAGTAAAACGCTTGACGAAGATGTGTAAATCCTGCATGTTTATGGGCTGGAGAACATGCCAGACAACGCTTCTGGCAAGTATTCGCGTGAGTATATAGGAGGAAACAATATGGACATTGAAACTTTAATGAAGGTGCAGTTCCCTGAAGAGTTGGAGCGATTTCATCCAATAACTTTTAATATATTAGAGGTTATTACCCAACCATGGGCAAAGGCTTTTCTTTACCGAGACATGCATTTTGCTATTGCAGCAATGATATTAGAGCATCGCATGCGATCATATATAATGAAGGATTATGAAAACGAATATGCGGGTGATGGGACTATCACGACATACAATAATTTTTTCAAAGGGCTTGGCCGCAATCGTGAAGAAGACAGCTTTGCAAAAAAGTATCACGATAAAGGTTTCCCTAGAAAGATTGATCAGGTGGCAAACCTTCGCAATCAGATCATGCACGGGAAAGTAGATAACAACATATCACCTCAACAGATAATAGAAGGCTTAGCTACTATAGAGGATTTTTGTACTACATTTCCTCACCCATTTCCTTACATGACCGGATTTCTAAGAGTTGATTCGCCATGCCCTAAATGTAAGAAAATGGTTCGTATCGTTGTGAAGAAGTGGTGTCCCTACTGTAAATCATTGTTTGAATAATTCAGTAAGAGTGAGCACTGAGATAGCGCAAAGATGGATAAAAAATCTGCCATAGAGGACATATCCTCTTTTCACTCCTCGGCTGGAGTTATCCCGTTTCGGTGGAGAGTTTAGGGCTTGTGTATCAAGCCTGTGATAGATGCAATTTTTCATAAGCTATCGGCGCGTGATAGGCGATAGAAGAATGCCTGCGATGCGGATTATACCATCCTTCAATATAGGAGAAGATAGCTAACCGCGCTTCCTTGTGCGTACGGAAGGATCGGCGATTGATCAGTTCACACTCAAGGGTGGCGAAGAAGCTCTCGCACAGCGCATTGTCATAGCAGTCGCCAGCAGCCCCCATTGAGGGACGTACGCCTGCTTCACGACAACGGTTTCCAAATGCTATGGAGGTATATTGCGCTCCCTGGTCAGAGTGATGGATCACATCTTCGGGACGGCGCTGGTAAAGGGCCATATTTAAAGCTGACAAGACCAACTCACTTTGCAGGTGGCTCGCCATTGCCCAACCCACGACACGGCGGGAGAAGGCATCCACGACAACAGATAGATACAAAAATCCAGAATAGGTAGGTACATAGGTGATGTCAGCTACCCAGAGTTTATTGACCGTTGCAACTGTAAAGTCTCTCTTTACCAGATCAGGAGCCTTATCAGACTGTTGTGCCTTACGAGTCGTTTGCGTGCTCTTTCTGCGGCTTATGCCACAAATACCCATCTCACGCATCAGACGCGCCACGCGCTTCTTGCCTACAAGGATGCCCATATCCATCAGGTCTTTCCAAATGCGAGGGGCACCATAAGTACCGTCTGATCGGGTATGAAAGGCTTCGATATGCTTCTTCAGGTCCACATCAACCTTTGCTCGTTTAGAGGAGGGACGTGCTCGCCAAGCATAATACCCACTGAGGGAGACACCCAGTACTCGGCATTGCGTGGCGATAGGCCAAAGTGCCTGGTGCGCTTTTATTAACGCGAAGATTTTCTTGGGATCGCGTCGGTCTCCGCTGCGAACCAGGCCGCTGCTTTTGACAATATCTCGCGCTCAATGCGCAACTGCTTATTCTCATGTCGAAGACGACGCAACTCTTCTCGTTCAGAACTGGTCAAGCCGTCTTCTCGAAGTCCTTCATCTCGATCAGCTTGGCGTATCCAGTTTTGGATCGTCTGAGCGGTTGGCTCAAACTCTCTGGCCAGTTCTGCTGGACTGCGACCAGCGCGCACAAGCTCGATGATCTGGCGTTTCAACTCGGACGGATAAGGGGGACGTGTTGGTGGCATAGTGGGTCTCCTTTCTGACTACTGATAAGGTACCCACCAAAACGGGTCAAGTCCACAATTCTCAAAGCCTCACTCGCTTGCCACGCTTGATTTTCCGCTTGTCGCACTTTATTTTCCAGCTCGTGGCAACGTGGGCATTTCTTTACATCCCCGTTTGTCTCGGCCATTGTAAAGTCTCCCCGAAAGTGTAAGTGTCCCGTAAGTTGTCCTCTCAGTTTTTAATGCCTCAAACCTCGCGCTTCACACGTCTCACCTTGTATTCGCCCCCAATAATGTCCTGCTCTTTCCTCTAAGAATACGCTCCAGGTGTCCCATTTGTCAAGGTCTAGGCGAAAAAAAAAGCCCGTCAATGAGAACGATCAACGGGCCTTTTTAGCACCTGCGCGCCGCCAGGGAGTTGCGATCTTTGCATTGGAGCTACCACCGGCTCCCCAGGGCTTGGCCATACGGATCCACGCCGCGAGCTGGTGTCCTCAGCGACCAATGCGCAAGCAAGACGGGGTAGCTCCACAACAATCTTTAACCTCGTAAAGAACGTATATAATCAATAATTTTATCTTGAAAAGAAAAGTCTTCAACGTCCAGATTAAACTCATCCACACCGTCAGCAATATACATTAGGCGTTGAATAGACCTCGGCACAAGGCCCATTTCTTTAAGGGTGGTTTCCCATTGGCCGTACGGTGTTCGAGACCTCAAGAGCCTGAAAATCGCTCCTGCATTGTAGGACTCGTCAGGCTTACGATGCCTCAATCCACCATCAAGAGATTCATAAAGCTCTCCAATGTAATTGGCATAATCGCGCAGCTCCTCATAGGAAAAATGTTCAAGTCGTTCAATATCAACAAACTCGAATCCCTGCGTGTTCTTCGTTGCTGTTGTCATTACCGCCTCCTTATAGGAATTGCGAGGCTGAACCAACC
This window harbors:
- a CDS encoding IS3 family transposase (programmed frameshift) — encoded protein: MPPTRPPYPSELKRQIIELVRAGRSPAELAREFEPTAQTIQNWIRQADRDEGLREDGLTSSEREELRRLRHENKQLRIEREILFKSSGLVRSGDRRDPKKIFALIKAHQALWPIATQCRVLGVSLSGYYAWRARPSSKRAKVDVDLKKHIEAFHTRSDGTYGAPRIWKDLMDMGILVGKKRVARLMREMGICGISRRKSTQTTRKAQQSDKAPDLVKRDFTVATVNKLWVADITYVPTYSGFLYLSVVVDAFSRRVVGWAMASHLQSELVLSALNMALYQRRPEDVIHHSDQGAQYTSIAFGNRCREAGVRPSMGAAGDCYDNALCESFFATLECELINRRSFRTHKEARLAIFSYIEGWYNPHRRHSSIAYHAPIAYEKLHLSQA